TCGCGCCGTCCGGCACGGACCACCAGGACAGTACGCGGTACACCGGGCTCGTCGACACCTTGTCGGTGCTCCACTTCGGCGGGGGCACGTTGGTGGTCCGCGAGCGGACCTGGACCCGCTCCACGGCTTCGCCCCCGTGGACCGCGCCGCGCTCCAGACGCATCACCACGACCCGGCGCAGATACGTCTCGGCGAGGGCGCCGCGCAGGCCGACGGGCCGGGCGGAGCCGTCGTGCGTGGCGGTGAAGAAGTCCCAGGCACGGCGCAACTCGTTCTGCTGGGTGTGGCTCGGCACCAGGTTGCCGTCGATCTCGCGGCCGTCCTGCGCGGACAGGTCGTACCAGCCGGTGGTCCGCGACCCGCCGTCCGCGCCGCGGATCTGGGCGCGGACCTGGACGGCGATGTTCTGCTGCAGCGGGTTCGGCGCGAACAGCTTCCAGTTCTGTTCGAACTCCGGGTAGATCCAGTCGTCGATCGCCTTGCCGTGCGCCTTCGTGACGGTGTTGGACGGCGCGACGTGCAGGAACACGATCCCGACGTGCACGCACACGGCGACCGCGACGACGGCCAGCGCCAGCGCGGCCCCGACCTGGTAACGCGGCGAAAGCGCGGCCACACCGGTACGGGGCGGGAGGTGACGGGGCGCTGTCGTGGAAGCGGGGCCGGGGCCGGGGTCCGGACCGGGGTCGCCATCCGGGCCGACGCCGGGGCCGGGGCAGTACGCGGGGTCGGCATCCGGGTGGGAGGCCGGGTCGGCGTCCGGGCGGCGGGCAGTGTCGGCATCCGGCCCGGCGTGGACGTCGGCGTCGGCGTCGAGGCCGGGGGCCTGGTCGCCGGCTGCTTCCGTACCCCGGACGGGCGCGGAGCCCCGGAGTTCGGCGCGCGGCGCGGGCACTGCGCCTTTGACCGGCGACGACTCCGCCACCGGCCCACCTGACAGGCTTGCGCCGCCCGAAGCGTCCGCGACACTCAAAGGCTGCCCGCCCGAGGGGTCCCCGCCCGACGCCTGCGGCCCGTCCGACGCCTGCGGCCCGTCCGAGGGATGAGGCCCGTCCGACGGATCCGCGCCCTCCGACAGGCCCGGCCCCTCCGCCATGTCCCGCCCCTCCGACGAGGTCGGTCCGCCTGACGTGTCCGCCCGCCGTGGAGCGCCTGAGCCTCCGTCGTACGCGTCCATTCCGCCCCGTTCCCCGATACCGGTCCTCTTCGCGCGCTGCGTCGCGCAATCGCGAACGGTACTCAGCCTCACCCGTCCGGCCCAGCCCTCCCCCGCGGTGCCCGGACCCCGGCCGGGCGTGGGACGGATCGTCCGCGGAGAACTCCCGCAGGTTATCCACAGCGGTTGACACCATACGACGGCCGTCCCACCATGGAATCGCACGGACCGAACGATCGGTCGGGAGAAGGCTCGGGCAGAGCCGAGGCCAAGGCACGGAGCCGAGGCCCGAGGTCAAGGGGGACCGCATGGCGACAGCAGCCGCCCACCAGACGGCCCGCACGGAGGAAGACGCCCCGCGCCACGACGGCGGGCCGGCCGACGAGGCGGCGCACGAGGCGTACCAGCGCCTCTTCGACGCCACCGTGGCCGCGGACGAACGCATCGAGCCACGCGACTGGATGCCCGACGCCTACCGGGCGACGCTGGTACGCCAGATCGCGCAGCACGCCCACTCCGAGATCATCGGCATGCAGCCGGAGGCCAACTGGATCACCCGCGCCCCCTCCCTGCGCCGCAAGGCCATCCTCATGGCGAAGGTCCAGGACGAAGCGGGCCACGGGCTCTACCTCTACAGTGCGGCCGAAACCCTCGGCGCCAGCCGCGACGACCTCCTCGACAAACTGCACACCGGTCGCCAGAAGTACTCCTCGATCTTCAACTACCCCACGCTGACCTGGGCGGACGTCGGCGCGATCGGCTGGCTGGTGGACGGCGCGGCGATCACCAACCAGGTCCCCCTGTGCCGCTGCTCCTACGGCCCGTACGCGCGCGCGATGGTCCGCGTGTGCAAGGAGGAGTCCTTCCACCAGCGCCAGGGGTACGAACTGCTGCTCGCCCTCAGCCAGGGCACCGAGGCGCAGCACGCGATGGCGCAGGACGCCGTCGACCGCTGGTGGTGGCCGTCGCTCATGATGTTCGGCCCGCCCGACGACGAGTCCGCGCACTCCGCGCAGTCGACGGCCTGGAAGATCAAGCGCCACTCCAACGACGAACTGCGCCGGCGCTTCGTCGACATCTGCGTCCCCCAGGCGGAGTCGCTCGGCCTCACCCTCCCGGACCCGGACCTGAAGTGGAACGAGGAGCGCGGGCACCACGACTTCGGCCCGATCGACTGGACCGAGTTCAAGGAAGTCCTCAAGGGCAACGGCCCCTGCAACGAACAGCGCATCACCCAACGCAGGCGCGCCCATGACGAAGGCGCATGG
The window above is part of the Streptomyces sp. NBC_00425 genome. Proteins encoded here:
- the paaA gene encoding 1,2-phenylacetyl-CoA epoxidase subunit PaaA → MATAAAHQTARTEEDAPRHDGGPADEAAHEAYQRLFDATVAADERIEPRDWMPDAYRATLVRQIAQHAHSEIIGMQPEANWITRAPSLRRKAILMAKVQDEAGHGLYLYSAAETLGASRDDLLDKLHTGRQKYSSIFNYPTLTWADVGAIGWLVDGAAITNQVPLCRCSYGPYARAMVRVCKEESFHQRQGYELLLALSQGTEAQHAMAQDAVDRWWWPSLMMFGPPDDESAHSAQSTAWKIKRHSNDELRRRFVDICVPQAESLGLTLPDPDLKWNEERGHHDFGPIDWTEFKEVLKGNGPCNEQRITQRRRAHDEGAWVREAAAAHAAKRLPRTTEAEQA
- a CDS encoding DUF5819 family protein, producing the protein MAESSPVKGAVPAPRAELRGSAPVRGTEAAGDQAPGLDADADVHAGPDADTARRPDADPASHPDADPAYCPGPGVGPDGDPGPDPGPGPASTTAPRHLPPRTGVAALSPRYQVGAALALAVVAVAVCVHVGIVFLHVAPSNTVTKAHGKAIDDWIYPEFEQNWKLFAPNPLQQNIAVQVRAQIRGADGGSRTTGWYDLSAQDGREIDGNLVPSHTQQNELRRAWDFFTATHDGSARPVGLRGALAETYLRRVVVMRLERGAVHGGEAVERVQVRSRTTNVPPPKWSTDKVSTSPVYRVLSWWSVPDGATEGGTR